A window from Nitrospirota bacterium encodes these proteins:
- a CDS encoding type II secretion system F family protein — translation MPTFVYRVARPDGTTSHGQMDGESEGAVRAKLESQGLLVFKLQRQGAAGALPVGLKHSWGKLPLQEFLIFNQELLALVKAGLPILKIWDLLIERARHAGFQSVLRAVRQDIRGGASASDALAKHPQHFPELYVATVRAGEQSGNLPEVLRRYIVYLKLMLGLRQKVTKALAYPAFLIVIGIAVVGFLLAYVMPTFVAVYGESARSLPPATQALIELVQTGQANAIPFLIALAVSATALRAWYQTQTGRRTVDRWLLHLPLLGQIFIEHHTIQLARTLATVLAGGTPLVDALQISRGAVSNRFISEGLATAVGQIREGSTLAAALEAPKILPKLAIEMLSVGEETGSLEAMLRDVAEFYEGNLDLRLTQLTTWIEPVLLLVMGVLVGIIVIVMYLPVFQMAGTVQ, via the coding sequence ATGCCCACATTCGTGTATAGGGTAGCCCGCCCGGACGGCACGACCTCGCATGGCCAGATGGACGGAGAGAGCGAAGGCGCCGTCCGGGCGAAACTGGAAAGCCAAGGGCTCCTCGTCTTCAAGCTCCAGCGCCAAGGCGCGGCCGGCGCGCTGCCCGTCGGTCTCAAGCACAGTTGGGGCAAGCTTCCGCTCCAGGAATTCTTGATTTTTAATCAAGAGCTGCTCGCCTTGGTCAAGGCCGGCCTGCCGATCCTCAAAATCTGGGATCTGCTTATCGAGCGGGCCAGGCATGCGGGGTTTCAGAGCGTCCTTCGGGCTGTGCGCCAGGACATCCGCGGCGGTGCGTCCGCATCGGACGCGCTGGCCAAGCATCCGCAGCATTTTCCGGAACTCTATGTCGCGACGGTGCGGGCCGGCGAGCAATCCGGTAATCTGCCCGAGGTCCTCCGCCGGTACATCGTCTATCTCAAGCTGATGCTGGGCCTGCGCCAGAAGGTGACGAAGGCGCTGGCGTATCCGGCGTTTCTCATCGTCATCGGCATCGCCGTGGTCGGATTTCTCCTCGCCTACGTGATGCCGACGTTCGTCGCCGTCTACGGCGAATCGGCGAGATCCCTGCCTCCGGCCACCCAGGCTCTGATCGAACTGGTGCAGACCGGTCAAGCCAACGCGATTCCGTTCCTCATCGCGCTCGCCGTGTCGGCGACCGCCCTGCGCGCCTGGTACCAGACGCAGACCGGCCGCCGGACGGTGGATCGTTGGCTGTTGCACCTGCCCCTGCTCGGTCAGATTTTCATCGAGCACCATACGATTCAGCTCGCGCGCACGCTGGCCACCGTGCTGGCCGGAGGAACGCCGTTGGTGGATGCGCTGCAGATCTCGCGGGGCGCGGTGTCGAACCGGTTCATCTCCGAAGGCCTGGCGACGGCGGTGGGGCAGATCCGCGAGGGATCGACCTTGGCGGCGGCGCTGGAGGCCCCAAAGATTCTGCCTAAGTTGGCGATTGAAATGCTGTCGGTGGGGGAGGAGACCGGTTCGCTGGAGGCGATGCTCAGGGACGTGGCCGAATTTTACGAAGGGAATCTCGATCTCAGGCTGACTCAGCTCACGACCTGGATCGAACCGGTGCTGCTGCTGGTCATGGGAGTCCTGGTCGGGATCATCGTGATCGTCATGTACCTGCCGGTCTTCCAAATGGCCGGGACCGTGCAGTAA